The following is a genomic window from Neodiprion lecontei isolate iyNeoLeco1 chromosome 4, iyNeoLeco1.1, whole genome shotgun sequence.
CGAAGTATTcatgtatttttataaaatttaaagtTAAACCATTCGGTACATACAATACAGTATTATAGCTTCCTTCTtccttgttttgtttttttcttgtgataaatatttttcttccttatgGTTTGTTGGTACTTTTTCACCCAATGACTACAGATACTGCAATCATTTGCACACGCATCAGCtgttttttctatcaaataattttacttaGGTAATTTAAATTGTGTTCTTTATCTCCCCTTTTTTACGTTACTTGTTTTCTATGAATACGTATAATCATGTATGTTTGTATGTAGGTATTCATGTTCATGTAAAGTAATTTTTTGCTAttatgatataataatatgtatgtatatgtatattttctgTGTGATTATACTCACTATCATTATTCTTATCAATactattattcttattattattcctaTTATTGTGTTGTATACGGTACAGAGCTGTACTGAAgttttattagttttttttttttttttgctaattaaaaaatattccggCAATCCTTATTCTGCTATCTGCTATCTGCAtcgtttgtaaataaaaaaataaataacattgCTCAATCATTTTGTTTCGTTCAAACATTATCATGATTATtactatatatattcattattttatattactaggtaataattattatacggtATTATGTCACTGTGCTAGTTCTCATcttgaaaacttgaaactgAACAAAATAATACTTTACACATGATTGTTTAGCATTACCGGATGCCATTTGCCGAGCActtgaataaatcaaattttaatcaagcttggttagaaaatttcttttttcagagtactaaaaataaattaaaaagcGTTAACGTTAGGAAAGtacgcaaaaaaaatttaccactAGAATTTCTGCGAATTCCcgaaaaaagtaattaacCCTGTGTTTAGACTTTGTTCGCGAGTCTCAATTATTACATTTTAACTTGAACAGTTACATTgtgaaaggagaaaaaaagacaaaaactgTCGTGATTCGTCCAATGAAGATAATATCTATTTGTGAATGTGTCAAATTCTTATGGTATAACGATAAAAGAAGGCAGTGGTAAAGACAGCTGACGAATATCGCTGTCTCAGCGCGTGTGCTATACAACCGTACATTGCTTTGAGTTGTttgtaaagagaaaaaaaaaaaaagaaataaatgtacaaaagttcgtaaaaaatttttgcattttacTAGCATAATGACATGCATACTTTCTTATAACTATGCTACTTGCGTCCCTAACTTTTCAAAAcaattaaaatagaaatataaatttactCAAGGCCGTGATCCTCGCGCAGCTTCTTCCAAAGCGCGTACCTTTAACTCACGTTCACGTTGTTGCctagggaggaaaaaaaaaaaaaaaaaaaaaagaaaagggaaagaaaagcaaacaaaaaacGTGTTTTATTAACGTGGAACCAGGAGAATAACATTTAGTGTCTTGCGTCAAGAATTGATCGCTTATTATTAATAGGAATAAGAGGTacgattttttcttacaacacAAACCTTAGGTAGTCTTCGTGATGGGCAACAAACGAAGGATGATGAGGATAACGTTCACGCTCCATCATTAAGTGACGCTGAAGCTGTTCCTGATGCACAGCCATTTCAGCATAAGGTCGACCAAGGAGATCGGCAGGATGCAGGCCGAGCGAGGGATCACGAGACATGAGTCCTGGCCTGGGGTAATTAGCGCCAGCGGCGGCTgcgtgaaacaaaaatgaaatgacTCAATTGCAGAGCAAGGACTAAATTTGGGAAGAATTATGTTACGGTTAATAATTCGTCGACATGAGGGAGGAGTGGTGGGAGGGGAGGTCATTTCTGTTCTGTGAATGTTGTTGTACAATTAGAATAAATACTAGTAGTAATATTACATGATTAGGATTAAGACGCGGGctgaaattttgagaaattcgGCACGGGATAGAGATTTTTGTTGGTTAACTAACGTCGAAGATCCTATCACCTACCAGGCAGGGGGAAtccagcggcagcagcagctgcTTCCTGCTGTTGCTGAGCCTGTTGCTGAGCGGCCTGCTGCTGTCCCGGATGTAGGTGCAAGTGAGTGTGCGCGTGCGTATGCGCGTGAGTGTGAGCGTGATACTCGGGCGAGATGCCAGCCATCTGCAACCGGACCATCGGGTCAGCAGCCAGAGCCAGCCGCTCGTCCAGCTGGCCGTGATGGTGAGCTGGATGACCGCCCCCTCCCCCTGCTGGCCCCCCGCCGGCTGCCGTCGGTATCCCTAAACCCGACAGCGCCTCCGTGAAATAACCCTACTCACTGGTTTTATGGGGGTGGAAATAAGGGAGCTCGGAAATTTCAACTCATCGTCATATTTCCAATATTCATCATCAATTTCTGATCCAATTCCGTGTGTTTATCAGAATTCGATACAAGGGGTGGGTATTTCATTTACAGATACTTCAAGGAAACACATTTCTTTGAGACTTAATTGGTAACTTGATGACGCCATAGGAGTTAGTTTCCCTTCAACTGCGACATGTCGGTTTCAAATAACATCACAAGGCCCACGTTATCAACAAGCGGGATCTCTACAAAGCTGAATATGTAACAAGACAGGTAAAAAAGACTTTTCACAAGAGTTTATAACATATATGCGTAAACATTTACAGATTTGAGCTTCAATTATCAACAAAGTATTCTTCCAATGACTACTAAGCTGCAACATTTTTGGCTAAGAATACGAGTAAAGATAATTCTCAATAATGTATCGATTGCTTCGATTGAAACGACGTGAGTCAAGGTAACGGTAGcaggtataataaaatattaatcccCATGAAAAACGTAATTTGGATGTTATTTCACTGCTTGAAACCTAAAACCTTATCCACTACACATGTAGAAGACTATTGTACTACTGCTACTGGAAATTATCATGTATCTACATCACATCCAAGGGGGTATATACATCTCAAGAGGATATGTTTTATAAAGAGCGTGTCCAAAGTGAATGTGGTAATAACGAAGTATGATAACACGTAAAATCTTCGGACATTTCACTGCAAAATATTCCTTTGCGGCACATGAGTTTTCCAAACACGATTTCTAACGAGATATTTATATCCCCTGGACTAATTCTTCAACAACagtaaatcaatttcaaaactcAGTGTCTTTTTTTAGCAAAAGTAACTTATCGATTGCATTGCATTTTTTCATGAACTTTACTGAGATTCAGAAGCGAAGTTATGTAGACTTTAATGAGAATCAATCATGGACACACGTCTCTGATTGAACATTAGCGCTACAAACGTTGCAAGATACCGTTTCTGCCACTTCAAAGAGCCACTGAGTTAGAAACAGAATGATAAGAACAATGTTTCGTACCTAATCGTTCTAAACGTTCCCTTTCCAATTGGCTAGGACCTGGAGGAGCGCCGTAGAGACTGAACTGATGTAATGCTTGGGGAGGACCGGAAGGACCGGGACCAGCGAGACCAGCAGCAGCGGCGTATCGTCGATGCATTTCCAGCCAGTGCGGATCCACACTACCAGGTATGGACCTGGGGCCTCCCTTGAGCAGTTCCTCCTTGAACCTGTCGTTTAGTTCGCGATCTCTGAGCTCCCTGATTTCCCGCTCTCTTTTTTCCCGCTCCAGATGTTCCAATTCGAGGCGCTCCCTCGCTACCGGACCATACATGTAGTGCAGCATCGGATCAGGTGGACCAGGATGCCTCGCAGGGGAAAATGCAGCGTGAGGTCTCGCGTATTCGGACAACTGCCTAAGCGCTGGGGTGTCAACGTAAGATCCTGGCCTAGCCGCGTAGCGGTCGTAAGGAGATACAACAGGTTCTAGAGGCCCTCGACTTGGTGGCTTGCAAGGCTCCGGTTGTTTTTCGGGAGTTGACATTTTTCTAACCTGTTGAGCGGCTGCTCTATCTCGCTCCCTCTCCGCCTCACGTTCCCTCTCCTTCCTTGTTCTCTCTTCACGTTTTCTCGCCAGTTTTGAATCCGGTACTGGTTTGAATGTAAGATCAGTCCTAGTGCAAGAATTATTCTCACCGCGATTCCAATGCCGGAGAAAAATGGCTGACTGAGATCTGTGACACTCAGAATCCTCCATCTGCGGCTCCGGTGACGGGCCCCGAGGACTTGGAGGCTCCTCAGGCTCAGGTTCCACCATTTCTGGCTCAGGTTTCGGCTCCGGCGGAATAGGAGGCTGCAGCTGAGGCGGTCGATGATGATGGTGGACAGAGCTGCTAGACGTTAAACAGGCCGACACAAGAGCGGGCTTCCGTTGAGCATTGTGAGAGCTGTGCGAAGATTGGCTATGCGAATGACTGTGCGAACTGTGTGAGGATATAGTCAGAAGTTTGTCGTGATGCAACGTCGTTGCCTGATGCATACTGGACGAGTGATGATGTGTGGCGATCAAATTATCACCCTCGTCTCTAGTAACGCTGGAGCTAGTGCTGGAGTGATGAGCAGTCATCATCGTCGTGCTCTCTTGGCTTCTTTGTGGAGAAGGGGGCGGAATAGCATGAGGAACTGGGCCGTAAGGATAGGCAGGGAATGGGGGATACGATCCGACAGGTGGATAACCGGGGTAAGCCATTCCGCCGTGATGGTAGGGATGCATTGCTGCTAACAACGAGTGATGAATGAACGGGTGGTGAGGATGGAATGGGTGAGCCATGTGCGGACTCGGCTGCTGCGAGGGGTGCATCACTGGCTGCGGAATGGACGTCGGTGGCGGTGGCAAACTCGGAGTTGGGGAAGCGGCAACCGACTGAATCTGAGCAACCTGTTGGCTATTTTGCACCAAAGGATGTTTGCTGGGCGTCGGGGGCTTGCTTGAGCTATCGGGATCCTTCTTGATGTTTTCCAAACTTGGGCCAGGGAATCCAGTTTGAAATCCAGGGACTTTCACCTCTTTCAAGCTCTGCAACGGGTCAGGTTCAGGAGGAATAATTTCCTGCTTTATCTTCAAATTCTGTGGTTCCATAGGGGGCGTGGGTACCAATGAATAAGGTGCGATGGTCGGAGGCTTCTCCAAGGGCATCATACTCTGGGGCGGAGGAATCGGCTGAAACAAATTCTGAGGCTCGGTTCTATCCAGTTCTCCGTTTCCGTCTTGCCGCTGTTCCTGTAGCCTGTCCGACATTCTGTCGTGCATTCTGCTGTCCCTGTGTCTCTCCTGTGGCATTCTATCCTCGGCTATTCTCTCCGGCATTCTGATGTCAGGAGGTAAAACGGGCAGGCCTAAGGGCTGCGGCGAATTCGATAGTTGCGGTATCTGCGAGATGTTGGTGGAGAGATTTTGGGGTATGCTAAGATTAAGCGAGGACGCAGACATGTTCTGCTGTATTCCGTGGGGATTCCCCATACTCGAAGGGCCGACCATGTTCTGGGGGTTTCCCATATTTTGAGCTAAATTTGACGATACGTGCAGATTTTGGGATAAATTCTGCGGTACGTTTTGGCTAGCCGGTATATTTGGCAGGGGATGCTGCATATTTAGGGGCATGACTTGCGGAGGTTGAGGGGGTACCTGAAGAGTCTGCAAGTTCGGGGCACAATTCTGGCCGCTCACCATACCAGGTTGTGATAAATTTCGTATACAGGGACCGATGTCGCCGATGTTGTTCATTGGCTGCTGGTTGCCGGCATTCATGGGCTGAATCATTTCCTTGGAATCTTCGACGACCGGGGACATGTTTCTCTCCATATGAGGAAGGACCTCAACCAATTTCAAAGGCTGGTTCATCATCATCGGCATTTCTTCCAACTGTTCTTTGGTCTCTGGCAATTCTTCTACgatcggttttttttctatggCGTGAATAACCGGAACCGATATCGGCAAACTTTGAATGGGTGGTGGACCCGGCGTTGAAACTGGAGTTGGTTCCAGCGCTTCTTCCGGTGTGGTTAAAACAGGACTGGGAGGTTCGTCGACTTGGACGGCAACCGGGACTAAATGATTATCGTTCGTTTCACCCTCGGTCTCCCGCTCAGGTTCATCCATCAACGAGTTACTGTCCGTAGTAAGAGATTCGGATGGACTTTCCGGTCTCTCGCCACGCTTACGCTTCTGCAATTCCTTGTCCTCCTCAGGATCGTCGGCTTGTGAACGTTTCTGTCCCTTTCTCGGTGTCTCTGATTTGCCAGATGATTTCTTCTTTGTCTTATCCGGAgtctgttgctgctgttgctgtttcTCCTGATCAGGCGTATCGGTTCCACCGGCTCTCCTTGGTCGTGCGGGTCTCGGCGTTTCTTTGGCCTTATTGCGAGTTCTCATCCTGCCTGGACTGTCGGGAGATTCGGCCGGCACTGGGCGAAAGAGGTACGGAGGAGCAGGTGGAAGTTCTCCGGTTTTCTTCAAATGCGCGCGACATTCGGCGCAAAGT
Proteins encoded in this region:
- the LOC107221380 gene encoding arginine-glutamic acid dipeptide repeats protein isoform X4, coding for MALDGDLLMYLRAARSMAAFAGMCDGGSPDDGCVAASRDDTTINALDILHDSGYDPGRALQALVKCPVPKGIDKKWSEEETKRFVKGLRQFGKNFFRIRKDLLPHKDTPELVEFYYLWKKTPGANNNRPHRRRRQGSLRRIRNTRNSRAGTPKEEIPTPTKDTSPVAPNPKEPASEPEIAPVGTPASNNPGGEVSSVTEDDNSEEDSDSRDTNTNGTAQSCQHCFSTNSKDYQIAGKDRLLLCAECRAHLKKTGELPPAPPYLFRPVPAESPDSPGRMRTRNKAKETPRPARPRRAGGTDTPDQEKQQQQQQTPDKTKKKSSGKSETPRKGQKRSQADDPEEDKELQKRKRGERPESPSESLTTDSNSLMDEPERETEGETNDNHLVPVAVQVDEPPSPVLTTPEEALEPTPVSTPGPPPIQSLPISVPVIHAIEKKPIVEELPETKEQLEEMPMMMNQPLKLVEVLPHMERNMSPVVEDSKEMIQPMNAGNQQPMNNIGDIGPCIRNLSQPGMVSGQNCAPNLQTLQVPPQPPQVMPLNMQHPLPNIPASQNVPQNLSQNLHVSSNLAQNMGNPQNMVGPSSMGNPHGIQQNMSASSLNLSIPQNLSTNISQIPQLSNSPQPLGLPVLPPDIRMPERIAEDRMPQERHRDSRMHDRMSDRLQEQRQDGNGELDRTEPQNLFQPIPPPQSMMPLEKPPTIAPYSLVPTPPMEPQNLKIKQEIIPPEPDPLQSLKEVKVPGFQTGFPGPSLENIKKDPDSSSKPPTPSKHPLVQNSQQVAQIQSVAASPTPSLPPPPTSIPQPVMHPSQQPSPHMAHPFHPHHPFIHHSLLAAMHPYHHGGMAYPGYPPVGSYPPFPAYPYGPVPHAIPPPSPQRSQESTTMMTAHHSSTSSSVTRDEGDNLIATHHHSSSMHQATTLHHDKLLTISSHSSHSHSHSQSSHSSHNAQRKPALVSACLTSSSSVHHHHRPPQLQPPIPPEPKPEPEMVEPEPEEPPSPRGPSPEPQMEDSECHRSQSAIFLRHWNRGENNSCTRTDLTFKPVPDSKLARKREERTRKEREREAERERDRAAAQQVRKMSTPEKQPEPCKPPSRGPLEPVVSPYDRYAARPGSYVDTPALRQLSEYARPHAAFSPARHPGPPDPMLHYMYGPVARERLELEHLEREKREREIRELRDRELNDRFKEELLKGGPRSIPGSVDPHWLEMHRRYAAAAGLAGPGPSGPPQALHQFSLYGAPPGPSQLERERLERLGIPTAAGGGPAGGGGGHPAHHHGQLDERLALAADPMVRLQMAGISPEYHAHTHAHTHAHTHLHLHPGQQQAAQQQAQQQQEAAAAAAGFPLPAAAGANYPRPGLMSRDPSLGLHPADLLGRPYAEMAVHQEQLQRHLMMERERYPHHPSFVAHHEDYLRFVLQQRERELKVRALEEAARGSRP
- the LOC107221380 gene encoding arginine-glutamic acid dipeptide repeats protein isoform X3 — its product is MSAGTQGEIRVGPSHQARLPEYRPGIPPGDLHPDPEFSKEREELRWVPAMALDGDLLMYLRAARSMAAFAGMCDGGSPDDGCVAASRDDTTINALDILHDSGYDPGRALQALVKCPVPKGIDKKWSEEETKRFVKGLRQFGKNFFRIRKDLLPHKDTPELVEFYYLWKKTPGANNNRPHRRRRQGSLRRIRNTRNSRAGTPKEEIPTPTKDTSPVAPNPKEPASEPEIAPVGTPASNNPGGEVSSVTEDDNSEEDSDSRDTNTNGTAQSCQHCFSTNSKDYQIAGKDRLLLCAECRAHLKKTGELPPAPPYLFRPVPAESPDSPGRMRTRNKAKETPRPARPRRAGGTDTPDQEKQQQQQQTPDKTKKKSSGKSETPRKGQKRSQADDPEEDKELQKRKRGERPESPSESLTTDSNSLMDEPERETEGETNDNHLVPVAVQVDEPPSPVLTTPEEALEPTPVSTPGPPPIQSLPISVPVIHAIEKKPIVEELPETKEQLEEMPMMMNQPLKLVEVLPHMERNMSPVVEDSKEMIQPMNAGNQQPMNNIGDIGPCIRNLSQPGMVSGQNCAPNLQTLQVPPQPPQVMPLNMQHPLPNIPASQNVPQNLSQNLHVSSNLAQNMGNPQNMVGPSSMGNPHGIQQNMSASSLNLSIPQNLSTNISQIPQLSNSPQPLGLPVLPPDIRMPERIAEDRMPQERHRDSRMHDRMSDRLQEQRQDGNGELDRTEPQNLFQPIPPPQSMMPLEKPPTIAPYSLVPTPPMEPQNLKIKQEIIPPEPDPLQSLKEVKVPGFQTGFPGPSLENIKKDPDSSSKPPTPSKHPLVQNSQQVAQIQSVAASPTPSLPPPPTSIPQPVMHPSQQPSPHMAHPFHPHHPFIHHSLLAAMHPYHHGGMAYPGYPPVGSYPPFPAYPYGPVPHAIPPPSPQRSQESTTMMTAHHSSTSSSVTRDEGDNLIATHHHSSSMHQATTLHHDKLLTISSHSSHSHSHSQSSHSSHNAQRKPALVSACLTSSSSVHHHHRPPQLQPPIPPEPKPEPEMVEPEPEEPPSPRGPSPEPQMEDSECHRSQSAIFLRHWNRGENNSCTRTDLTFKPVPDSKLARKREERTRKEREREAERERDRAAAQQVRKMSTPEKQPEPCKPPSRGPLEPVVSPYDRYAARPGSYVDTPALRQLSEYARPHAAFSPARHPGPPDPMLHYMYGPVARERLELEHLEREKREREIRELRDRELNDRFKEELLKGGPRSIPGSVDPHWLEMHRRYAAAAGLAGPGPSGPPQALHQFSLYGAPPGPSQLERERLERLGIPTAAGGGPAGGGGGHPAHHHGQLDERLALAADPMVRLQMAGISPEYHAHTHAHTHAHTHLHLHPGQQQAAQQQAQQQQEAAAAAAGFPLPAAAGANYPRPGLMSRDPSLGLHPADLLGRPYAEMAVHQEQLQRHLMMERERYPHHPSFVAHHEDYLRFVLQQRERELKVRALEEAARGSRP
- the LOC107221380 gene encoding arginine-glutamic acid dipeptide repeats protein isoform X1 → MSAGTQGEIRVGPSHQELVSCQARLPEYRPGIPPGDLHPDPEFSKEREELRWVPAMALDGDLLMYLRAARSMAAFAGMCDGGSPDDGCVAASRDDTTINALDILHDSGYDPGRALQALVKCPVPKGIDKKWSEEETKRFVKGLRQFGKNFFRIRKDLLPHKDTPELVEFYYLWKKTPGANNNRPHRRRRQGSLRRIRNTRNSRAGTPKEEIPTPTKDTSPVAPNPKEPASEPEIAPVGTPASNNPGGEVSSVTEDDNSEEDSDSRDTNTNGTAQSCQHCFSTNSKDYQIAGKDRLLLCAECRAHLKKTGELPPAPPYLFRPVPAESPDSPGRMRTRNKAKETPRPARPRRAGGTDTPDQEKQQQQQQTPDKTKKKSSGKSETPRKGQKRSQADDPEEDKELQKRKRGERPESPSESLTTDSNSLMDEPERETEGETNDNHLVPVAVQVDEPPSPVLTTPEEALEPTPVSTPGPPPIQSLPISVPVIHAIEKKPIVEELPETKEQLEEMPMMMNQPLKLVEVLPHMERNMSPVVEDSKEMIQPMNAGNQQPMNNIGDIGPCIRNLSQPGMVSGQNCAPNLQTLQVPPQPPQVMPLNMQHPLPNIPASQNVPQNLSQNLHVSSNLAQNMGNPQNMVGPSSMGNPHGIQQNMSASSLNLSIPQNLSTNISQIPQLSNSPQPLGLPVLPPDIRMPERIAEDRMPQERHRDSRMHDRMSDRLQEQRQDGNGELDRTEPQNLFQPIPPPQSMMPLEKPPTIAPYSLVPTPPMEPQNLKIKQEIIPPEPDPLQSLKEVKVPGFQTGFPGPSLENIKKDPDSSSKPPTPSKHPLVQNSQQVAQIQSVAASPTPSLPPPPTSIPQPVMHPSQQPSPHMAHPFHPHHPFIHHSLLAAMHPYHHGGMAYPGYPPVGSYPPFPAYPYGPVPHAIPPPSPQRSQESTTMMTAHHSSTSSSVTRDEGDNLIATHHHSSSMHQATTLHHDKLLTISSHSSHSHSHSQSSHSSHNAQRKPALVSACLTSSSSVHHHHRPPQLQPPIPPEPKPEPEMVEPEPEEPPSPRGPSPEPQMEDSECHRSQSAIFLRHWNRGENNSCTRTDLTFKPVPDSKLARKREERTRKEREREAERERDRAAAQQVRKMSTPEKQPEPCKPPSRGPLEPVVSPYDRYAARPGSYVDTPALRQLSEYARPHAAFSPARHPGPPDPMLHYMYGPVARERLELEHLEREKREREIRELRDRELNDRFKEELLKGGPRSIPGSVDPHWLEMHRRYAAAAGLAGPGPSGPPQALHQFSLYGAPPGPSQLERERLERLGIPTAAGGGPAGGGGGHPAHHHGQLDERLALAADPMVRLQMAGISPEYHAHTHAHTHAHTHLHLHPGQQQAAQQQAQQQQEAAAAAAGFPLPAAAGANYPRPGLMSRDPSLGLHPADLLGRPYAEMAVHQEQLQRHLMMERERYPHHPSFVAHHEDYLRFVLQQRERELKVRALEEAARGSRP
- the LOC107221380 gene encoding arginine-glutamic acid dipeptide repeats protein isoform X5, whose protein sequence is MSAGTQGEIRVGPSHQELVSCQARLPEYRPGIPPGDLHPDPEFSKEREELRWVPAMALDGDLLMYLRAARSMAAFAGMCDGGSPDDGCVAASRDDTTINALDILHDSGYDPGRALQALVKCPVPKGIDKKWSEEETKRFVKGLRQFGKNFFRIRKDLLPHKDTPELVEFYYLWKKTPGANNNRPHRRRRQGSLRRIRNTRNSRAGTPKEEIPTPTKDTSPVAPNPKEPASEPEIAPVGTPASNNPGGEVSSVTEDDNSEEDSDSRDTNTNGTAQSCQHCFSTNSKDYQIAGKDRLLLCAECRAHLKKTGELPPAPPYLFRPVPAESPDSPGRMRTRNKAKETPRPARPRRAGGTDTPDQEKQQQQQQTPDKTKKKSSGKSETPRKGQKRSQADDPEEDKELQKRKRGERPESPSESLTTDSNSLMDEPERETEGETNDNHLVPVAVQVDEPPSPVLTTPEEALEPTPVSTPGPPPIQSLPISVPVIHAIEKKPIVEELPETKEQLEEMPMMMNQPLKLVEVLPHMERNMSPVVEDSKEMIQPMNAGNQQPMNNIGDIGPCIRNLSQPGMVSGQNCAPNLQTLQVPPQPPQVMPLNMQHPLPNIPASQNVPQNLSQNLHVSSNLAQNMGNPQNMVGPSSMGNPHGIQQNMSASSLNLSIPQNLSTNISQIPQLSNSPQPLGLPVLPPDIRMPERIAEDRMPQERHRDSRMHDRMSDRLQEQRQDGNGELDRTEPQNLFQPIPPPQSMMPLEKPPTIAPYSLVPTPPMEPQNLKIKQEIIPPEPDPLQSLKEVKVPGFQTGFPGPSLENIKKDPDSSSKPPTPSKHPLVQNSQQVAQIQSVAASPTPSLPPPPTSIPQPVMHPSQQPSPHMAHPFHPHHPFIHHSLLAAMHPYHHGGMAYPGYPPVGSYPPFPAYPYGPVPHAIPPPSPQRSQESTTMMTAHHSSTSSSVTRDEGDNLIATHHHSSSMHQATTLHHDKLLTISSHSSHSHSHSQSSHSSHNAQRKPALVSACLTSSSSVHHHHRPPQLQPPIPPEPKPEPEMVEPEPEEPPSPRGPSPEPQMEDSECHRSQSAIFLRHWNRGENNSCTRTDLTFKPVPDSKLARKREERTRKEREREAERERDRAAAQQVRKMSTPEKQPEPCKPPSRGPLEPVVSPYDRYAARPGSYVDTPALRQLSEYARPHAAFSPARHPGPPDPMLHYMYGPVARERLELEHLEREKREREIRELRDRELNDRFKEELLKGGPRSIPGSVDPHWLEMHRRYAAAAGLAGPGPSGPPQALHQFSLYGAPPGPSQLERERLERLAAAGANYPRPGLMSRDPSLGLHPADLLGRPYAEMAVHQEQLQRHLMMERERYPHHPSFVAHHEDYLRFVLQQRERELKVRALEEAARGSRP
- the LOC107221380 gene encoding arginine-glutamic acid dipeptide repeats protein isoform X2 — protein: MSAGTQGEIRVGPSHQELVSCQARLPEYRPGIPPGDLHPDPEFSKEREELRWVPAMALDGDLLMYLRAARSMAAFAGMCDGGSPDDGCVAASRDDTTINALDILHDSGYDPGRALQALVKCPVPKGIDKKWSEEETKRFVKGLRQFGKNFFRIRKDLLPHKDTPELVEFYYLWKKTPGANNNRPHRRRRQGSLRRIRNTRNSRAGTPKEEIPTPTKDTSPVAPNPKEPASEPEIAPVGTPASNNPGGEVSSVTEDDNSEEDSDSRDTNTNGTAQSCQHCFSTNSKDYQIAGKDRLLLCAECRAHLKKTGELPPAPPYLFRPVPAESPDSPGRMRTRNKAKETPRPARPRRAGGTDTPDQEKQQQQQQTPDKTKKKSSGKSETPRKGQKRSQADDPEEDKELQKRKRGERPESPSESLTTDSNSLMDEPERETEGETNDNHLVPVAVQVDEPPSPVLTTPEEALEPTPVSTPGPPPIQSLPISVPVIHAIEKKPIVEELPETKEQLEEMPMMMNQPLKLVEVLPHMERNMSPVVEDSKEMIQPMNAGNQQPMNNIGDIGPCIRNLSQPGMVSGQNCAPNLQTLQVPPQPPQVMPLNMQHPLPNIPASQNVPQNLSQNLHVSSNLAQNMGNPQNMVGPSSMGNPHGIQQNMSASSLNLSIPQNLSTNISQIPQLSNSPQPLGLPVLPPDIRMPERIAEDRMPQERHRDSRMHDRMSDRLQEQRQDGNGELDRTEPQNLFQPIPPPQSMMPLEKPPTIAPYSLVPTPPMEPQNLKIKQEIIPPEPDPLQSLKEVKVPGFQTGFPGPSLENIKKDPDSSSKPPTPSKHPLVQNSQQVAQIQSVAASPTPSLPPPPTSIPQPVMHPSQQPSPHMAHPFHPHHPFIHHSLLAAMHPYHHGGMAYPGYPPVGSYPPFPAYPYGPVPHAIPPPSPQRSQESTTMMTAHHSSTSSSVTRDEGDNLIATHHHSSSMHQATTLHHDKLLTISSHSSHSHSHSQSSHSSHNAQRKPALVSACLTSSSSVHHHHRPPQLQPPIPPEPKPEPEMVEPEPEEPPSPRGPSPEPQMEDSECHRSQSAIFLRHWNRGENNSCTRTDLTFKPVPDSKLARKREERTRKEREREAERERDRAAAQQVRKMSTPEKQPEPCKPPSRGPLEPVVSPYDRYAARPGSYVDTPALRQLSEYARPHAAFSPARHPGPPDPMLHYMYGPVARERLELEHLEREKREREIRELRDRELNDRFKEELLKGGPRSIPGSVDPHWLEMHRRYAAAAGLAGPGPSGPPQALHQFSLYGAPPGPSQLERERLERLGIPTAAGGGPAGGGGGHPAHHHGQLDERLALAADPMVRLQMAGISPEYHAHTHAHTHAHTHLHLHPGQQQAAQQQAQQQQEAAAAAAGFPLPAAAGANYPRPGLMSRDPSLGLHPADLLGRPYAEMAVHQEQLQRHLMMERERYPHHPSFVAHHEDYLRQQRERELKVRALEEAARGSRP